In Methanofastidiosum sp., the sequence ACATTTGCTTCTTTTAGATTTCTTAATGCCTTTTCTACATTTGTCCATGTGGATTGTTGAGTTAAAATAGCGCCAATAATGACTTCAAAAGGCCCATCTTTGGGCCACCAGCTGCCAACTTCACCAAAATGATTTTTTAAAATATTATATATTTCGAAACTATTCATAGAGATGCGTACTCCAATGCAAAGTACGATATTATTAAATCTGCTCCAGCACGCTTTATTCCTAAAAGCAACTCTTTGATTACTTTATTTTCGTCTATCCAACCCATTTTCGACGCTGCTTTTACCATCGAATATTCTCCACTAACATTATATGCTGCTGTTGGCATTTCAAACCTTTCTTTTACTCTATAAATCACATCAAGATACGGTAAAGCAGGCTTCACCATAATTATATCTGCGCCTTCTTTAATATCAAGCTCAACTTCTCTCAAAGCTTCCAATATATTTGCCGGTTCCATTTGGTATGTTCTTCGATCTCCAAAGACGGGTGCAGAATGTGCGGCTTCTCTAAAAGGTCCGTAAAATGAAGATAAGTATTTTGCAGCATAGGACATAATCAAAATATCCTCAAAAGAATTTTTATCCAATTCTGCCCTTATTGCTTTTACTCTTCCATCCATCATGTCGGATGGGGCCACTATAT encodes:
- the hemB gene encoding porphobilinogen synthase — translated: MFPEVRLRRLRKNEKLRELLKEHDVNSSDLIYPIFVHEKNEVEEIPSMPGQFRYPISELKSITKKVEDLGIPGVLLFGMPDKKDEVGSEAYNDKGIVQKAIRTIKEKTDLLIITDICLCQYTSHGHCGIVCEGTIKNDDTLKLLSKTALSHAKAGADIVAPSDMMDGRVKAIRAELDKNSFEDILIMSYAAKYLSSFYGPFREAAHSAPVFGDRRTYQMEPANILEALREVELDIKEGADIIMVKPALPYLDVIYRVKERFEMPTAAYNVSGEYSMVKAASKMGWIDENKVIKELLLGIKRAGADLIISYFALEYASL